A window of the Sporosarcina sp. FSL K6-2383 genome harbors these coding sequences:
- the rplS gene encoding 50S ribosomal protein L19, with the protein MQQLIADITKDQLRADHPSFRAGDTVRLHVKIVEGTRERIQLFEGVVIKRRGGGISETFTVRKISNGVGVERTFPVHTPKITLLEVIRRGKVRRAKLYYLRSLRGKAARIKELR; encoded by the coding sequence ATGCAACAACTAATTGCAGACATTACAAAAGATCAGCTTCGTGCAGATCATCCATCATTCCGTGCGGGAGACACAGTTCGTTTGCACGTGAAAATTGTTGAGGGAACGCGTGAGCGTATCCAGCTATTTGAAGGTGTTGTCATTAAACGTCGTGGAGGCGGAATCAGTGAAACTTTCACAGTCCGTAAAATCTCTAACGGTGTAGGCGTTGAACGTACATTCCCTGTACACACACCAAAAATTACATTACTTGAAGTGATCCGTCGTGGTAAAGTCCGTCGTGCGAAATTGTACTACCTTCGCAGTCTACGTGGAAAAGCTGCACGTATCAAAGAACTTCGATAA